In a single window of the Bacillus clarus genome:
- a CDS encoding YpiF family protein produces MKWAVKDVEQFEQAREYVDTGIIPLLSISAAKEMKTVVEQGEFIEELSMELEREYKGRVLLLPAFTYLAESQKKEKIRLQEWTNHLQDQGLKHIAYVTSDFSWKEDALELEGDLFWLPALSLGQFSEQAKREVIHAHIKNIMGLLTEKWENHK; encoded by the coding sequence TTGAAATGGGCTGTAAAAGATGTAGAACAATTTGAGCAAGCAAGAGAGTATGTAGATACAGGGATTATTCCCCTTCTTTCAATCTCAGCCGCAAAGGAAATGAAGACGGTTGTAGAACAGGGAGAGTTTATTGAGGAGTTGAGTATGGAGTTAGAAAGAGAATATAAAGGAAGGGTCCTTTTATTGCCTGCGTTTACTTATTTAGCAGAGAGTCAAAAGAAAGAGAAAATTCGTTTGCAAGAATGGACAAATCATTTACAGGATCAAGGATTGAAACATATTGCCTATGTTACGAGTGATTTCTCATGGAAAGAAGATGCTCTAGAATTAGAAGGTGACTTATTTTGGTTACCGGCATTATCATTAGGACAATTTAGTGAACAAGCAAAAAGAGAAGTAATTCATGCTCATATTAAAAATATAATGGGATTATTAACTGAAAAGTGGGAAAACCATAAATAA
- a CDS encoding ReoY family proteolytic degradation factor, which yields MNTPVSVNEKKDFVKWFLNNYQLKQRECVWILNYLMSHDQLMHKVHFVEHAKYCPRGLVMSANCVKDTPFHFFKQNVMTTDAEKSFHDIRLNRDEDIYIQLNFKSSFQNTNYVAVLEENPYLPKHIEVNEKDRLLAERFLEESVFSFRRDRLLKQIDEALDNQDKEAFCKLTAELKTL from the coding sequence ATGAATACCCCTGTTTCTGTAAACGAGAAGAAGGATTTTGTAAAATGGTTTTTGAATAATTATCAATTGAAACAGCGTGAATGTGTATGGATTTTAAATTATTTAATGAGTCACGATCAATTAATGCATAAAGTCCACTTCGTAGAACATGCAAAATATTGTCCACGCGGCTTAGTGATGTCAGCAAATTGTGTAAAAGACACACCGTTTCACTTTTTTAAACAGAATGTCATGACAACAGATGCAGAAAAATCCTTTCATGACATTCGTTTAAATCGAGATGAGGATATTTACATTCAACTTAATTTTAAATCATCGTTCCAAAATACAAATTATGTAGCAGTATTAGAAGAAAATCCATATTTGCCAAAGCATATTGAAGTAAATGAAAAAGATCGTTTACTTGCGGAACGCTTTTTAGAAGAGAGTGTATTTTCATTCCGACGAGACCGTCTTTTAAAACAAATCGATGAAGCGCTGGATAATCAAGATAAGGAAGCTTTTTGTAAATTAACAGCAGAATTGAAAACTCTATAG
- the ypjB gene encoding sporulation protein YpjB, with protein MKRTLIGMIAFMIMLFPVRIYAEGWSELTGLLNDSLQLVKKNEDEKAVQVLQHFSEQFALKENEKETQVTSSQFRVISLAYDKAQQSLAEESAGKQIKIDDVLALQLAVDAQVSKYQPLWKEREGKVMDAFSAVEKAMKKEEDEQFQQSLNTFLHEFNIIYPSLMIALPENQSQRINAHLSYLDEFRNVMLKNKSGQTQLGIIKGDLQKVFQAVKKDEVDPSLIWFMTITGGIILFTLTYVGWRKYKGEREKRKSNLHSKNR; from the coding sequence ATGAAGAGAACTTTAATTGGAATGATTGCATTTATGATTATGCTGTTTCCAGTACGTATATATGCTGAAGGATGGAGCGAGTTAACAGGGCTTTTAAATGATTCTTTGCAGCTTGTGAAAAAAAATGAAGATGAAAAAGCAGTGCAGGTGTTACAACATTTTTCAGAGCAGTTTGCATTAAAGGAAAATGAAAAAGAAACGCAAGTAACTTCAAGTCAGTTTCGAGTCATTTCTTTAGCATATGATAAGGCGCAGCAATCTCTTGCAGAAGAAAGTGCAGGTAAACAGATTAAAATTGATGATGTATTAGCATTGCAACTTGCTGTGGATGCACAAGTATCTAAGTATCAACCTCTTTGGAAGGAAAGAGAAGGAAAGGTGATGGATGCCTTTTCTGCTGTAGAAAAAGCAATGAAAAAAGAAGAGGATGAGCAGTTTCAACAATCGTTAAATACATTTTTACATGAATTTAATATTATTTATCCAAGTTTAATGATTGCTTTGCCAGAAAATCAATCACAGCGTATAAATGCACATTTATCTTATTTGGATGAGTTTCGTAATGTTATGTTAAAAAATAAGAGCGGGCAAACGCAATTAGGAATTATTAAAGGCGATTTACAAAAAGTATTTCAAGCGGTAAAGAAAGATGAAGTAGACCCTTCCCTTATTTGGTTTATGACAATTACAGGAGGAATTATTTTATTTACATTAACGTATGTTGGATGGAGAAAATATAAAGGAGAGAGGGAGAAGCGTAAGAGCAATCTTCATTCTAAAAATAGATAA
- the aroA gene encoding 3-phosphoshikimate 1-carboxyvinyltransferase: protein MTKMVGKKSSLNGTIVVPGDKSISHRAVMFGAIAEGTTKVSNFLLGEDCLSTIACFRKLGVKIEKSGNDVTIYGKGLASLQEPKEVLDVGNSGTTIRLMLGILANTSFHSTIIGDASIGKRPMKRVTTPLREMNAQIDGRENGQYTPLSIRGGQVKGGHYHSPVASAQVKSAVLLAGLQGEGVTKVTEPMQSRDHTERMLRAFGCIVNVNDRTVSLQGGQRLTGTEIEVPGDISSAAFFLVAGAIVPNSKLVLKNVGLNPTRTGVLDVLLEMGALISIDNIRNEEFEPCGDITIETSNLKGIEIGGSLIPRLIDEIPIIALLATQAKGTTIIKDAEELKVKETNRINTVVNELGKLGVQIEATLDGMIIHGNQKLEGNVVDSHGDHRIGMMLAIAACIAEGEVNIEGSDAVAVSYPKFFKQLESL from the coding sequence ATGACAAAAATGGTAGGGAAAAAAAGTAGTTTAAATGGAACGATTGTTGTCCCAGGGGATAAATCTATTTCACACCGTGCTGTCATGTTTGGAGCGATAGCAGAAGGAACGACAAAAGTTTCTAATTTTTTATTAGGAGAAGATTGTTTAAGTACGATTGCTTGTTTTCGAAAACTAGGTGTCAAGATTGAGAAGAGTGGTAACGATGTCACGATTTATGGTAAAGGCTTAGCGAGTTTGCAAGAACCGAAAGAGGTGTTAGATGTAGGGAATTCTGGGACCACGATTCGGCTTATGCTTGGTATTTTAGCTAATACATCGTTTCATAGTACTATAATTGGTGATGCATCAATTGGCAAGCGCCCTATGAAACGTGTTACCACTCCACTACGAGAGATGAATGCGCAAATTGACGGCAGGGAGAATGGGCAGTATACACCTTTATCAATTCGAGGTGGACAAGTGAAAGGTGGGCACTATCATTCACCTGTAGCAAGTGCGCAAGTTAAGTCAGCGGTTTTACTTGCAGGCTTGCAAGGAGAAGGTGTAACAAAAGTAACGGAACCGATGCAATCACGTGATCATACTGAGAGAATGTTACGTGCGTTTGGCTGCATAGTAAATGTGAATGACCGAACGGTATCGCTACAAGGGGGACAACGGTTAACGGGAACGGAAATTGAAGTTCCTGGAGATATTTCTTCAGCAGCATTTTTCTTAGTAGCTGGTGCAATTGTTCCAAATAGTAAACTCGTATTAAAAAATGTTGGTCTAAATCCAACGAGAACGGGAGTTTTAGATGTTTTATTAGAAATGGGAGCACTCATTTCTATTGATAATATTCGGAATGAAGAGTTTGAACCGTGCGGGGATATTACAATTGAAACGTCTAACTTAAAAGGAATAGAAATCGGTGGTTCGCTTATTCCGAGATTAATTGATGAAATCCCTATTATTGCTTTATTAGCGACACAGGCAAAAGGAACTACCATTATTAAAGATGCTGAGGAATTAAAGGTAAAGGAAACAAACCGTATTAATACAGTAGTAAATGAACTTGGAAAGCTCGGTGTACAAATTGAAGCTACACTTGATGGCATGATTATTCACGGGAACCAAAAGTTAGAAGGGAATGTAGTAGATAGTCATGGTGATCATCGTATTGGAATGATGCTTGCTATTGCTGCTTGTATTGCAGAAGGAGAAGTGAATATAGAGGGTAGTGATGCAGTGGCTGTATCGTATCCAAAGTTTTTTAAGCAGCTAGAATCTCTGTAA
- the qcrA gene encoding menaquinol-cytochrome c reductase iron-sulfur subunit, producing MSEKEHRVSRRQFLNYTLTGVGGFMAAGILMPMTRFALDPVLRKEAVGEMVAVAQVKDITTEPKRFDFKVKQVDGWYKSEEPKSAWVHKDESGDIVAFSPVCKHLGCTVNWNSDKSHPNQFFCPCHGGRYTKDGINIKGTPPLAPLDVYESKVKDGTLYLGKAKPRGGAK from the coding sequence GTGAGCGAGAAAGAACATCGTGTGTCAAGAAGACAATTTTTAAACTACACACTTACAGGAGTAGGAGGCTTTATGGCAGCGGGCATTTTAATGCCGATGACGCGCTTTGCACTTGATCCAGTGTTAAGGAAAGAGGCGGTAGGAGAAATGGTTGCTGTTGCGCAAGTGAAGGATATTACAACTGAACCGAAACGCTTCGACTTTAAGGTGAAACAGGTTGATGGATGGTACAAGTCTGAAGAGCCAAAATCTGCTTGGGTGCATAAAGATGAAAGCGGAGACATTGTTGCGTTTTCTCCAGTATGTAAGCATTTAGGATGTACAGTTAACTGGAATTCAGACAAGTCACATCCGAATCAATTCTTTTGTCCGTGTCATGGGGGACGTTACACAAAAGATGGTATAAACATAAAAGGCACACCGCCCCTTGCTCCGCTTGATGTGTATGAATCTAAAGTGAAAGATGGAACGCTTTATTTAGGAAAGGCAAAGCCAAGAGGGGGTGCGAAATAG
- a CDS encoding TIGR01906 family membrane protein, whose product MKKDKIGAKILDRFITLIVSYSIAFSIFAIATMVVVYGKWLYYFEIDFLNIPDIADMTKDDIKRNYEALITYLSPFYEKALQFPTLDMSTNGRIHFVDVKNILVKIQYAMYGAIAIVVLGGAYLLKKQKEKFLLHGAILTIIFPIVLTLPIAINFEKSFVLFHKLLFSNDYWLFDIKTDPVILMLPEEFFMHAACVILILILLGSAFCYFMYKYLVKKRKSSIKKLST is encoded by the coding sequence ATGAAGAAAGATAAGATCGGTGCAAAAATACTGGATCGCTTTATAACTTTAATCGTTTCATACAGTATAGCGTTTTCTATTTTTGCAATTGCTACGATGGTTGTTGTATACGGAAAATGGCTATATTACTTTGAAATTGATTTTTTAAATATTCCAGACATAGCGGATATGACGAAGGATGACATTAAGAGAAACTATGAAGCGCTTATAACATACCTTTCTCCTTTTTATGAGAAAGCGTTACAGTTTCCTACATTGGACATGTCTACAAATGGAAGAATTCATTTTGTTGATGTGAAAAATATTTTAGTGAAAATTCAATATGCGATGTACGGAGCAATTGCAATTGTTGTATTAGGGGGAGCTTATTTATTAAAAAAACAAAAAGAAAAGTTTTTATTACACGGTGCGATTCTTACAATCATATTTCCAATAGTACTTACTTTGCCAATTGCTATTAATTTTGAAAAGAGTTTCGTATTGTTTCATAAGCTTTTATTTAGTAATGATTATTGGTTATTTGATATTAAAACTGATCCGGTTATTTTAATGTTACCAGAAGAGTTTTTTATGCATGCGGCATGTGTAATTTTAATATTGATTTTATTAGGTAGTGCTTTCTGTTACTTCATGTACAAATATTTAGTGAAAAAAAGAAAGTCTTCAATAAAAAAATTATCTACATAA
- a CDS encoding DUF1405 domain-containing protein has product MVYLYAMLRQRSVLLFLLVINILGTIYGFIWYGNQLKETSFIFWPFVPDSPLASLFFVFVLVAFLKNKNWGLIEALAIVSLMKYGIWAIVVNGVMIYVKGPIGLMGYMLMLSHFAMAMQGFLYAPFYRIKKWHFIVASVWTLHNDVIDYLFWQMPRYGIMHLFVEKIGYFTFWLSITVLCITYYYCLSRNRKQFSL; this is encoded by the coding sequence TTGGTTTACTTGTATGCAATGTTAAGGCAGCGTTCTGTATTATTATTTTTATTAGTTATCAATATATTAGGGACAATTTATGGTTTTATATGGTATGGAAATCAATTAAAAGAAACTTCCTTTATATTTTGGCCGTTTGTTCCTGACAGTCCACTAGCAAGTCTCTTTTTTGTGTTTGTTTTAGTTGCTTTTTTAAAAAATAAAAACTGGGGATTGATAGAAGCACTAGCGATTGTTTCTTTAATGAAGTATGGCATTTGGGCTATTGTTGTAAATGGAGTTATGATTTATGTTAAAGGTCCTATCGGTCTTATGGGTTATATGTTAATGCTTTCGCATTTTGCAATGGCTATGCAAGGCTTTTTATACGCCCCATTTTACCGTATAAAAAAATGGCACTTCATTGTAGCGAGCGTATGGACATTACATAATGATGTAATTGATTATTTATTTTGGCAAATGCCTCGGTATGGAATTATGCATTTGTTTGTAGAGAAAATTGGTTATTTTACATTTTGGTTAAGTATCACTGTACTTTGTATTACATATTATTATTGTTTGAGTAGAAATCGAAAGCAGTTTTCATTATGA
- the qcrC gene encoding menaquinol-cytochrome c reductase cytochrome b/c subunit, whose product MHRGKGMKFVGDSRVPVARKPNIPKDYSEYPGKTEAFWPNFLLKEWMVGAVFLIGYLCLTVAHPSPLERMADPTDAGYIPLPDWYFLFLYQLLKYSYASGSFTVIGAFIMPGIAFGALLLAPFLDRGPERAPFKRPVATGFMLLAIASIIFLTWESVAHHDWEAAKKQGAIVKTTPVDKNDDGYKLMQKNTCLTCHGDNLQGGAAAPALQNLTLKPEEIAKIAKKGKGSMPKGVFKGTDEELKKLSEFVAKYNKK is encoded by the coding sequence ATGCATCGCGGCAAAGGGATGAAGTTTGTAGGAGATTCTCGGGTACCTGTTGCTCGGAAACCAAATATTCCAAAAGATTATTCCGAATATCCAGGGAAGACAGAAGCGTTTTGGCCAAATTTCTTGTTAAAAGAATGGATGGTTGGTGCGGTTTTTTTAATCGGTTATTTATGTTTAACAGTGGCACATCCGTCACCACTTGAGAGAATGGCAGATCCTACTGATGCGGGATATATACCACTGCCAGATTGGTATTTCTTATTTTTGTATCAGTTATTAAAATACTCATATGCATCGGGCTCATTTACTGTAATCGGTGCGTTTATTATGCCAGGAATCGCGTTTGGGGCATTATTGTTAGCGCCATTTCTTGATCGTGGTCCAGAAAGAGCTCCATTTAAGCGTCCTGTAGCAACTGGATTTATGCTTTTAGCAATTGCGTCCATTATCTTTTTAACTTGGGAATCTGTAGCGCACCATGATTGGGAAGCTGCAAAGAAACAAGGGGCGATTGTAAAAACTACACCAGTTGATAAAAATGATGACGGGTACAAACTAATGCAAAAAAACACTTGTTTAACATGTCATGGTGATAATTTACAAGGTGGTGCAGCAGCACCAGCGTTACAAAACTTAACCTTAAAGCCAGAGGAAATCGCAAAAATTGCGAAAAAAGGAAAAGGTTCAATGCCTAAAGGGGTATTTAAAGGAACGGATGAAGAACTGAAAAAGCTTTCAGAATTCGTTGCAAAATACAACAAGAAATAA
- a CDS encoding zinc metallopeptidase produces MMFYLIYFAIIMIIPLYAQSKVRSAYSKYSQVYSTSGMTGAEVARKILDENGLYNIAVEETPGHLSDHYDPTAKTVRLSTDNYYGHSVAGTAVAAHEVGHAIQDAKDYKFMRVRHSLVPVANFGSNMSWIFVLIGMFAQMSGLLLLGIVLMAAGVLFQLVTLPVEFDASKRAMQQIEALGIVSTDEYGQARKVLNAAALTYVAAAAVAVFELLRLVLVYTGMQRSDD; encoded by the coding sequence ATGATGTTTTATTTAATTTACTTCGCGATCATTATGATCATACCGTTATATGCACAGTCAAAAGTACGTAGTGCTTATAGTAAGTATTCACAAGTTTATTCGACATCTGGTATGACTGGAGCGGAAGTGGCTCGGAAAATTTTAGATGAAAATGGATTGTACAACATAGCTGTAGAAGAAACACCAGGTCATTTATCAGATCACTATGATCCAACTGCAAAGACGGTTCGATTATCAACAGATAATTACTATGGTCATTCTGTTGCTGGTACAGCTGTAGCGGCACATGAAGTAGGACATGCGATCCAAGATGCAAAAGATTATAAATTTATGCGTGTTCGCCATTCGCTAGTTCCCGTAGCAAATTTTGGATCGAATATGTCATGGATTTTTGTTTTAATTGGTATGTTCGCACAAATGTCTGGTTTATTGTTACTAGGGATTGTGTTAATGGCAGCAGGTGTACTTTTCCAACTCGTTACATTACCAGTTGAGTTTGATGCATCGAAACGCGCGATGCAGCAAATTGAAGCACTTGGCATCGTATCAACAGATGAATATGGTCAAGCTCGTAAAGTATTAAATGCAGCAGCATTAACATATGTGGCAGCAGCAGCTGTAGCGGTATTTGAATTACTTCGTCTCGTGTTAGTATACACTGGCATGCAGCGTAGTGATGATTAA
- the qcrB gene encoding menaquinol-cytochrome c reductase cytochrome b subunit — MLNKIYDWVDERLDITPIWRDIADHEVPEHVNPAHHFSAFVYCFGGLTFFVTVIQILSGMFLTMYYVPDIKNAWESVYYLQNEVAYGQIVRGMHHWGASLVIVMMFLHTLRVFFQGAYKKPRELNWIVGVLIFFVMLGLGFTGYLLPWDMKALFATKVGIQIAEQTPLIGPYIKTLLAGHSEIVGAQTLTRFFAIHVFFLPAALLGLMAFHFIMIRKQGISGPL; from the coding sequence ATGTTAAATAAAATTTATGATTGGGTAGACGAACGGTTAGATATTACACCGATATGGCGAGATATTGCTGACCATGAAGTACCTGAACATGTTAACCCGGCACATCATTTTTCTGCATTCGTCTATTGCTTTGGGGGACTTACTTTTTTCGTTACTGTTATTCAAATTTTATCAGGAATGTTTTTAACAATGTATTATGTACCAGATATTAAAAATGCTTGGGAATCGGTCTATTATTTACAAAATGAAGTTGCATACGGACAAATTGTTCGTGGTATGCACCATTGGGGTGCAAGTCTTGTAATTGTAATGATGTTTTTACATACACTCAGAGTTTTCTTCCAAGGAGCTTATAAAAAGCCTCGTGAATTAAACTGGATTGTTGGTGTTCTTATTTTCTTTGTTATGTTAGGTCTTGGTTTTACCGGATATTTATTACCGTGGGATATGAAAGCATTATTTGCAACGAAAGTAGGGATTCAAATTGCGGAACAAACACCGCTTATCGGTCCTTATATTAAAACATTACTCGCTGGTCATTCCGAAATTGTTGGCGCTCAAACATTAACTCGCTTCTTTGCTATTCACGTCTTCTTCTTACCAGCAGCACTTCTAGGTTTAATGGCCTTCCACTTCATCATGATTCGCAAACAAGGTATTTCCGGTCCACTATAA
- the aroB gene encoding 3-dehydroquinate synthase, protein MESIHIQTKSKEYDVYVGKDVLPHLMTLVRDMTPAVSNVMIISDEAVAAFHLQTVIDALQVEQKVFSFVVPSGEKEKSFENFYAAHTSALENKMDRNSLVIALGGGMIGDLAGFVAASFMRGVRFIQVPTTLLAHDSAVGGKVAINHPLGKNMIGAFHQPEAVLYHTPFLSSLPEQEWRSGFAEVMKHALIGDVEFYQWLKKEVKTLEDVRDEKLIYILKRAIPVKAKIVAQDETEKGVRAHLNFGHTLGHALEKEMGYGNITHGDGVAIGMLFAMFLSEQIYNVDLAYKEMKQWFSQYGYPNMPRDLSVERLVQVMKQDKKASAGTIHMVLMQEYGVVNVVSISDETVHIALEAFQKDMTFA, encoded by the coding sequence ATGGAAAGCATACATATTCAGACAAAATCGAAAGAGTATGATGTATATGTAGGGAAAGATGTGCTGCCGCATTTGATGACACTTGTTCGAGATATGACACCGGCTGTATCTAATGTAATGATAATTTCTGATGAAGCTGTGGCGGCCTTTCATTTACAGACAGTTATCGATGCGTTGCAAGTTGAACAAAAAGTTTTTTCATTCGTTGTTCCAAGTGGTGAAAAAGAAAAGTCTTTTGAAAATTTTTATGCGGCACATACGTCTGCACTTGAAAATAAAATGGATCGTAATTCTTTAGTTATCGCTCTTGGTGGAGGAATGATTGGTGATTTGGCTGGATTTGTTGCAGCATCATTTATGCGCGGTGTTCGCTTTATACAAGTTCCGACGACTTTATTAGCGCACGATAGTGCAGTTGGTGGGAAAGTTGCGATTAATCACCCGTTAGGGAAGAACATGATTGGGGCGTTTCATCAGCCAGAAGCAGTTTTATATCATACACCATTTTTAAGCTCCCTACCGGAACAAGAGTGGCGTTCCGGATTTGCTGAAGTGATGAAACATGCTCTGATTGGTGACGTGGAATTTTATCAATGGTTAAAGAAAGAAGTGAAAACTTTAGAGGACGTTCGTGATGAAAAATTAATTTATATATTAAAAAGAGCGATTCCTGTGAAAGCAAAAATTGTAGCACAAGATGAAACAGAAAAAGGTGTTCGTGCTCATTTGAATTTTGGACATACGTTAGGACATGCTCTTGAAAAAGAGATGGGATATGGCAATATTACTCACGGTGATGGAGTAGCAATTGGAATGCTATTTGCGATGTTTTTAAGTGAGCAAATTTATAATGTAGACCTTGCTTATAAAGAAATGAAACAGTGGTTTTCACAGTACGGCTATCCAAATATGCCAAGGGATTTAAGTGTAGAGCGTCTTGTGCAAGTGATGAAGCAAGATAAAAAGGCAAGTGCAGGAACAATTCATATGGTGCTTATGCAGGAATATGGGGTGGTGAATGTCGTATCTATTTCAGATGAGACTGTTCATATTGCGTTAGAGGCGTTTCAAAAGGATATGACGTTCGCTTAA
- a CDS encoding tetratricopeptide repeat protein, translating into MHKFEQAVSYIENGEVEKGLQQLKEQVNSGTDEEKYDIARYYHTLGFMDEALAITEDLRLLYPEESEFTIFLAELYIDLDKEDEAIEVLHDIREDDELYVQSLLLVADLFQMQGFDDVAEQKLLKAKEMMPEEPVIIFGLAELYSSKGEEQKAIVYYQSLLSEHKVMGGVVIALRLAETLSAIGNWEEAISYYEEGLEEQKDIHSLFGYAFTLYQGEEYQRAIGAWQELKELDPEYASLYMYLAKSYEKEGMLQESYETLHEGIKIDELSVPLYVELANIAAKLGKLTEAEEVLQKALELDPGHLGAILKYAYILKEQEKYEELIAVVEHAIDSGEPDTQLLWDLAFAKKQLEMYSDALKHYESAYTSFKNHPDFLEEYGYFLLEEGLRKEAKEVFTHLIQLDPTQIHIEELLYNLEDFS; encoded by the coding sequence ATGCATAAGTTTGAACAAGCTGTTTCTTACATTGAAAACGGTGAGGTAGAAAAAGGATTACAACAATTAAAAGAACAGGTAAACTCTGGGACAGATGAAGAGAAATACGATATCGCCCGTTACTATCATACACTTGGATTCATGGATGAAGCATTAGCAATTACAGAAGATTTACGTTTGTTATATCCAGAAGAAAGTGAATTTACGATATTCTTAGCAGAATTATATATTGATTTAGATAAGGAAGATGAGGCAATCGAAGTACTTCATGATATTCGTGAAGATGATGAGCTTTATGTTCAATCACTATTACTTGTTGCGGATTTATTCCAAATGCAAGGGTTTGACGATGTTGCAGAGCAAAAGCTATTAAAAGCGAAAGAAATGATGCCTGAAGAGCCTGTTATTATATTTGGCTTAGCAGAATTGTATAGTAGCAAAGGGGAGGAACAAAAAGCAATCGTGTATTACCAGTCATTATTGTCAGAGCATAAAGTAATGGGTGGCGTTGTAATTGCGCTTCGTTTAGCTGAAACACTAAGTGCGATTGGGAATTGGGAAGAAGCAATTTCTTACTATGAAGAAGGGCTAGAGGAACAAAAAGACATTCATTCTTTATTTGGCTACGCCTTTACATTATATCAAGGTGAAGAATACCAAAGAGCAATTGGTGCTTGGCAAGAATTAAAAGAATTAGATCCAGAATATGCATCATTGTACATGTATTTAGCGAAAAGTTATGAAAAAGAAGGTATGCTTCAAGAAAGTTATGAAACCCTTCATGAGGGAATCAAAATAGACGAACTTTCTGTTCCGCTTTATGTAGAATTAGCAAATATCGCAGCAAAGCTAGGTAAGTTGACAGAGGCAGAAGAAGTACTTCAAAAAGCGCTTGAATTAGACCCAGGACATCTAGGTGCGATATTAAAATATGCGTATATCTTAAAGGAACAAGAAAAATATGAAGAGCTAATTGCAGTTGTAGAACATGCGATTGATAGCGGAGAACCAGATACACAGTTACTTTGGGATCTTGCGTTTGCAAAAAAACAATTAGAAATGTATTCAGATGCATTAAAACACTATGAAAGTGCATATACTTCTTTTAAGAATCATCCGGATTTCTTGGAAGAGTACGGTTATTTCTTGTTAGAAGAAGGGTTGCGCAAAGAGGCGAAAGAAGTATTTACACACTTAATACAACTAGACCCGACACAAATTCACATTGAAGAATTGTTATATAATTTAGAGGATTTTTCATAA
- the hisC gene encoding histidinol-phosphate transaminase, translating to MRVKEQLLTLKAYVPGKNIEEVKREYGLSKIVKLASNENPFGCSDRVTEALTSLANQYALYPDGAAFELREKVAAHLGVKPEQLLFGSGLDEVIQMISRALLHKETNVVMANPTFSQYHHHAVIEGAEVREVPLKDGVHDLDAMLKQVDEKTKIVWICNPNNPTGTYVEKQTLLSFLDAVPKSALVIMDEAYYEYAGAEDYPQTLPLLEQYENLMVLRTFSKAYGLAAFRIGYAISDAKLIQQLEVARLPFNTSTVAQAVAVAAIEDQQFLQECVKRNTEGLNQYYTFCKEYDVFYYPSQTNFILLKIGIPGNEVFERLMKKGYIVRSGAAFGIHDGIRITVGLKEENDEIIELLTELVKEQVKKEETYS from the coding sequence ATGAGAGTAAAAGAGCAGTTGTTAACTTTGAAAGCATATGTACCTGGGAAAAATATTGAAGAAGTAAAGAGAGAATATGGATTATCGAAAATTGTAAAGTTAGCATCAAATGAAAATCCATTTGGTTGTTCAGATCGTGTAACAGAAGCGCTAACTTCGTTAGCTAATCAGTACGCTCTATATCCAGATGGTGCAGCTTTTGAACTTCGTGAAAAGGTGGCAGCGCATTTGGGAGTAAAACCAGAACAACTTTTATTTGGTAGCGGTCTAGATGAAGTGATTCAAATGATAAGTCGTGCCTTGTTACATAAAGAGACAAATGTTGTAATGGCGAATCCCACATTCTCGCAGTATCATCACCATGCTGTTATTGAAGGAGCGGAGGTTCGTGAAGTACCGCTTAAAGATGGTGTTCATGATTTAGATGCGATGCTAAAGCAAGTGGATGAAAAAACGAAAATCGTTTGGATTTGTAATCCTAATAATCCGACAGGTACATATGTAGAAAAGCAAACATTACTTTCATTTTTAGACGCAGTTCCGAAATCGGCGCTTGTTATTATGGATGAAGCGTATTATGAATATGCAGGAGCAGAAGATTATCCGCAAACATTACCGCTTCTGGAACAGTATGAAAACCTTATGGTATTACGTACATTCTCAAAAGCGTATGGTTTAGCTGCTTTTCGTATTGGATATGCAATCAGTGATGCGAAGCTCATTCAGCAACTAGAAGTAGCGAGACTCCCGTTTAATACATCAACTGTGGCGCAAGCTGTAGCGGTAGCTGCGATAGAGGATCAGCAATTTTTACAAGAGTGTGTAAAAAGGAATACAGAAGGTCTAAATCAATATTATACATTCTGTAAGGAGTACGATGTATTCTATTATCCATCTCAAACGAATTTTATCTTATTGAAAATTGGCATACCAGGTAATGAAGTGTTTGAAAGATTGATGAAAAAAGGATATATTGTCCGTTCTGGTGCTGCGTTTGGCATACATGATGGTATCCGTATTACAGTTGGTTTAAAAGAAGAGAATGATGAGATTATTGAATTGCTTACGGAACTTGTCAAAGAACAAGTGAAGAAAGAAGAAACGTATTCTTAA